The genomic region ACGTCCGCCCGCCGGGAGAACGGCCGGTGGCGGCTGCGCGGGACGAAGTGCTTCGTCACCAACGCGGGCCGCGCGACCCACGGTCTGGTGCTGGCGCGAACGGGCGACGCGCGGTCGTTCGGGCTGTTCCTGGTCCCTCTGTCCGGGGTGGCCAGGTTCGTGCCGACGCTGGGCGTGAAGTCGGCGGACACGGCCGTCCTCGACCTCGACGTGGCCGATGCCGCCGTGGTCGGCAACCCCCGTGCAGGGCTCGTGCAGTTGTTGCGGGTGCTCGACTTCGAACGGCTGGCGGCCGCTGCCGGGCTCGTCGCCACCGCCCGCGCGGCCATGGGGCTCGCCATCGCCCACATGCGGGAGCGCACCGCCTTCACCGCCCGCCTGTTCGACCACCAGGCCCTGCGGCACCGCATGGCGTGGCACTGGGCGCGGGTGCAGGCGGTGGACGCACTGCTCGACGCGGCGACGACTCCCGGCCCCGGCGGAGAGGTGTCGCACTCCGCCGTGGCCGCTGTGAAGCTGATCGCCGCCAGGGACTGCGCCGACGCCGTCGACGCCGCACTGCAGGCGTTCGGGGGGCGCGGGTACACCGAGGAGTTCCCGCTCGCCCGGATGTACCGCGACCTCCGGCTCACCCGGATCGGCGGCGGGACCGACGAGATGCTGTGCGAGGTGATCGCGTCCAACCTCGACGCCGACGACCCGCTGAACGCGACGCTGGTGCGCGGCATCGCCGAACGGGGCGGGTGGTGACGCGCCGGGTCAGCTGCCGGTGTTCTCCGCCCACCACTGCGACCACCGCTTGTCCAGCAGCGCGTACGCGTCGTCAGCCAGACCGTAGGTGCTGACCAGCGCCATCGACGTGCCGGTGGGGTCGGTCGCGGACGGGCCGGTGCCGGCGACGACCAGCAGGCCCTCGCCCCACGAGTCGACCGTGACGCCGAGCTGGTGCTCCGACCGGAACCACACCTCGCCCTCGACCGGCTCGCCGGCGAGCGTCGCGGTGTAGCGGCTGCCGGGCTCGCCCGCCCCGTCCAGCGCGAGACGCTCGACCACGGTCCCGGAGTACGTGCTCCGATCGCCGAAGAACAGGGTGCGGCGCGCCTCGCCGGGCTTGCGTTCGAGCGCGAACCGCAGCTGCTGCAGGAAGGAGATCCACCCTGCGGTGACGTCGTCGTAGTACGCGTCCCACTCGGCGTCGCCGCTCAGCGGGGCACGGGTGAGGACCACGAGCACGCCGTCGCCGTCCTCGTGCAGCTCGAACCTGTCACCGCCGTTCGGGATGAGGGTGTGCGTCGCCTCGTCCTCGAC from Lentzea guizhouensis harbors:
- a CDS encoding acyl-CoA dehydrogenase family protein, whose amino-acid sequence is MNDYRAKVRQVVAGFVPDMPSWEQDGHLPRELFRALGAVGVFRDRWALGPVGGLALARVLVEELAVHNGGAALAVSLHSEVFLHALHRAGGHEEVVEGALDGTVIGCAAVTEPGAGSDVPAVTTSARRENGRWRLRGTKCFVTNAGRATHGLVLARTGDARSFGLFLVPLSGVARFVPTLGVKSADTAVLDLDVADAAVVGNPRAGLVQLLRVLDFERLAAAAGLVATARAAMGLAIAHMRERTAFTARLFDHQALRHRMAWHWARVQAVDALLDAATTPGPGGEVSHSAVAAVKLIAARDCADAVDAALQAFGGRGYTEEFPLARMYRDLRLTRIGGGTDEMLCEVIASNLDADDPLNATLVRGIAERGGW